The genomic interval GGAAGGAGTGACTTCTGCTTGGTTGATGGGTAAAATGGATTCAAAAAATAAGAAATTAGTTTCAAAGGAGGATTTGATAGCGGCTATTTTGGAAAGTGACGCCCCTATTATTGTAACGATTGGGGCAGGTGATATTGGAGAATTAGTTGGAACCATTAAAAAAGGACTAAATGAAAAAAATTGTTAATTGGGCAAATATTAGGTTAGTTCTCATATTAGTGATCGTAATTTCGCTTTTTTCGTTTACGTCTAATCGAAATAAAAGTAGAAAATTAAAGAAATCGGTAGTTGTTTTCGTAGGAGATAACCCTCTTTTTGTTAAAAGAGAAACGGTTAATAAATTGTTAATAGAAAATAAGACTAATGCTTCAAGCATTGAAAAAGATAAATTAGATTTGAATAAGCTAGAATACATACTAGATTCAAACGAAATGATTGAGAAATCAGATGTGTTTGTGAGTATAGACGGTGTTCTAAAAGCAGTAGTGAAACAAAAGACTCCAATTGCAAGGGTTTTCGAGGGGAATAGTTCTTTCTATATTGGTTATGAGGGAAGTAAAATGCCTTTGTCTGGTAATTTTACAGCTAGAGTTCCACTTGTTTCTGGTCGTTTTAATGAAGGAAATAAGGAGAAATTAACCGATTTACTTCGCTTTATTTATGACGATGATTTTTTGAAAAAAAATATCATTTCAATACAAATAATGCCGAACGGAAGCTTAAAAATGCTCAATAGAGATTTTAATTATCAAATAGATTTTGGTAGTATCATAAAAGTTGAAGATAAATTCAGGAATTATAAGGCTTTTTATCAGAAAGCTATTTTAGATAGTTCTTTGTATAATTATAAGCGAATAGACCTTCGATTTACACAACAAGTAGTTTGCACTAAATAATAGATTAATGGAAAAAGAGAACATTGCAGTAGGTCTAGATATTGGGACGACCAAGATTGTTGCCATGATAGGGAAAAAGAACGAGTATGGGAAACTCGAGATTTTAGGAGTAGGGAAATCTAAAAGTTTAGGTGTAGCACGTGGTGTTGTGAATAACATTACACAAACAATTCAATCTATTCAACAAGCGGTACAAGATGCTGAAAATAATTCAGGGTACAAAATTAAAGATGTTGTTGTAGGGATTGCAGGACAACACATTCGTAGTATTCAACATACGGATTATATCAGTAGAAATAATCCAGAAGAAGTAATTGGTGGTGCTGACATTCAAATGTTGATTGATCAAGTGAATAAATTGGCCATGTTGCCAGGAGAAGAAATTATTCATGTATTGCCACAAGAATTTAAAATTGATGGGCAATCTGAAATTAAAGAACCAATAGGAATGTATGGCGGAAGACTAGAATCTAGTTTTCATGTCGTAGTAGGTCAAGCATCGTCTATACGTAATGTAGGGCGTTGTATTCAAAGTTCAGGTATCGAATTGTCAGGATTGACATTAGAGCCTTTAGCGTCCTCAGATGCCGTATTGAGCCAAGAAGAAAAAGAAGCAGGTGTAGCTTTAATTGATATTGGTGGTGGAACAACAGATTTAGCTATTTTCAAAGACGGAATCATTCGTCATACGGCGGTTATCCCGTTTGGTGGAAATGTGATTTCTGATGATATCAAAGAAGGTTGTTCGATCATCGAAAAACAAGCAGAATTATTAAAAGTGAAATTTGGATCCGCTTGGCCAGGAGAGAACAAAGACAATGAAATAGTTTCTATTCCTGGATTGAGAGGAAGAGAACCTAAAGAAATTTCATTAAAGAATTTGTCTAAGATTATTCATGCTAGAGTAGTGGAAATTGTTGAACAAGTTTTTACAGAAATTAAAGCGTACGGTCATGAAGATCCTCGTAAAAAATTAATTGCGGGAATTGTACTTACTGGTGGAGGAGCACAACTCAAACACATCAAGCAGTTGGTAGAATACATCACTGGAATGGATACCAGAATTGGATATCCTAACGAGCATTTAGCAGGTGATTCAGACGAAGAATTTTCAAGTCCATTGTATGCTACGGCAGTTGGGTTGGTAATGAATAGTATTGAAAATAAAACGCAAAGCGCCGTTCGTATTGAAGAATTAGTAGCTCCTAAAGCGCCTTTTTATCGTGAACCAGCCTCAGTAGCTGATGATAATTATGAAAGAGTAGAAAGCGAAGCTGAAGAGCGAGCAAATACTAAAGCAAAGAAAGATGAGTCCACAGGTGATAAGATCAAAAGAACATTCTTTGATCGTTATGTCGATAAGATTAAGGACTTTTTAGACAATGCAGAATAGGGTTTTTACCCAAAAAAAAGAATAAGTAATAGTTAATAATATCAAAAACCAAATAAAATGGAGAGCAACTCAGAATTTGGAAGTATTTCATTTGATTTA from Flavobacterium ovatum carries:
- a CDS encoding cell division protein FtsQ, translated to MKKIVNWANIRLVLILVIVISLFSFTSNRNKSRKLKKSVVVFVGDNPLFVKRETVNKLLIENKTNASSIEKDKLDLNKLEYILDSNEMIEKSDVFVSIDGVLKAVVKQKTPIARVFEGNSSFYIGYEGSKMPLSGNFTARVPLVSGRFNEGNKEKLTDLLRFIYDDDFLKKNIISIQIMPNGSLKMLNRDFNYQIDFGSIIKVEDKFRNYKAFYQKAILDSSLYNYKRIDLRFTQQVVCTK
- the ftsA gene encoding cell division protein FtsA, giving the protein MEKENIAVGLDIGTTKIVAMIGKKNEYGKLEILGVGKSKSLGVARGVVNNITQTIQSIQQAVQDAENNSGYKIKDVVVGIAGQHIRSIQHTDYISRNNPEEVIGGADIQMLIDQVNKLAMLPGEEIIHVLPQEFKIDGQSEIKEPIGMYGGRLESSFHVVVGQASSIRNVGRCIQSSGIELSGLTLEPLASSDAVLSQEEKEAGVALIDIGGGTTDLAIFKDGIIRHTAVIPFGGNVISDDIKEGCSIIEKQAELLKVKFGSAWPGENKDNEIVSIPGLRGREPKEISLKNLSKIIHARVVEIVEQVFTEIKAYGHEDPRKKLIAGIVLTGGGAQLKHIKQLVEYITGMDTRIGYPNEHLAGDSDEEFSSPLYATAVGLVMNSIENKTQSAVRIEELVAPKAPFYREPASVADDNYERVESEAEERANTKAKKDESTGDKIKRTFFDRYVDKIKDFLDNAE